One segment of Streptomyces sp. NBC_00576 DNA contains the following:
- a CDS encoding SRPBCC family protein — protein MREVIVQVVVEERTARQAYELICDFRRYPELTDKVNEVVVHPPEADGSLRSDWSVIFRNGLMRWSELDRFVPETLTVEFEQIKGDFEIFRGSWVCEERDPENTGATRATAVTVVTFRSEFDLGIPSLAEILDPVAESTLRDNILRILEGLLGRVTPMTPMDLTAARHG, from the coding sequence ATGCGTGAGGTAATCGTCCAGGTGGTCGTCGAGGAGCGTACGGCCCGTCAGGCGTACGAGCTGATCTGCGACTTCCGCCGCTACCCCGAGCTGACCGACAAGGTGAACGAGGTCGTGGTGCATCCGCCGGAGGCCGACGGGTCGCTCCGGTCGGACTGGAGTGTCATCTTCCGCAACGGGCTGATGCGGTGGAGCGAACTCGACCGGTTCGTCCCGGAGACGCTGACCGTCGAGTTCGAGCAGATCAAGGGCGATTTCGAGATCTTCCGCGGCTCCTGGGTGTGTGAGGAGAGGGATCCCGAGAACACGGGGGCCACTCGGGCCACGGCGGTCACGGTGGTCACCTTCCGGTCCGAGTTCGACCTCGGCATCCCCTCCCTCGCGGAGATCCTCGACCCGGTCGCCGAGAGCACGCTGCGGGACAACATCCTGCGCATCCTCGAAGGGCTCTTGGGCCGGGTGACTCCCATGACCCCCATGGATCTCACCGCCGCCCGGCATGGCTGA
- a CDS encoding sugar phosphate isomerase/epimerase family protein, with translation MTVKQLSLPELTEACLELGVPGVGLWRAPVQEYGVEATAKLLRDAGLAVTTLCRGGFFTAIDPAKRAEALADNRRAIDEAATLGTDTLVLVSGGLPAGSKDLRGARERIADALAELGPYAETHGVRLAIEPLHPMYASDRCVVSTLTQALDLAERFPAHQVGVAVDTYHIWWDDNAPAQIARAGAGGRIHTFQLADWTTPLPEGVLNGRGQIGDGAIDMREWKAYVEAAGYTGPIEVELFNDALWARDGREVLAETAARFVEHAA, from the coding sequence ATGACGGTGAAGCAACTGTCACTGCCCGAACTGACCGAAGCCTGCCTGGAGTTGGGCGTCCCCGGGGTGGGCCTGTGGCGCGCTCCGGTCCAGGAGTACGGCGTCGAGGCGACGGCGAAGCTGCTGCGTGACGCGGGCCTCGCCGTCACCACCCTCTGCCGGGGCGGCTTCTTCACGGCGATCGACCCCGCGAAGCGGGCGGAGGCCCTGGCCGACAACCGCCGGGCGATCGACGAGGCGGCCACACTCGGCACGGACACCCTCGTCCTGGTGTCGGGCGGCCTGCCGGCCGGCTCGAAGGACCTGCGCGGCGCCCGGGAGCGCATCGCCGACGCGCTCGCCGAGCTGGGCCCGTACGCCGAGACACACGGTGTACGGCTGGCCATCGAGCCGCTCCACCCCATGTACGCGTCCGACCGCTGCGTGGTCTCGACGCTCACCCAGGCCCTCGACCTCGCGGAGCGTTTCCCCGCCCACCAGGTCGGCGTCGCGGTGGACACGTACCACATCTGGTGGGACGACAACGCGCCCGCGCAGATCGCCCGCGCCGGCGCCGGTGGCCGTATCCACACCTTCCAACTCGCCGACTGGACAACCCCGTTGCCGGAGGGCGTGCTCAACGGCCGCGGTCAGATCGGTGACGGCGCGATCGACATGCGCGAGTGGAAGGCGTATGTCGAGGCCGCCGGTTACACCGGTCCCATCGAGGTCGAGCTGTTCAACGACGCGCTGTGGGCCCGGGACGGGCGCGAGGTGCTCGCGGAGACCGCGGCGCGGTTCGTGGAGCACGCGGCGTGA
- a CDS encoding cytochrome P450, which yields MIGPASGQARGPAAPEVAGLPVLGSVPAFRRDILAAMRAGWREGGDLVRYRLGPVSVHGVSSPELAGEVLTDSAAFGKLGPDNPLRLVLGEGLLTGDDHESWLTNRRMMQPIYSKQALSSMFRTMAGSVEDQLTHMQATYRTGDTVDLHTELMRVTLDIVSRCMFSTDITEGLGELGPDAVDVAINFAFDRLQNPFSPPTHWPTPRNRRFREVMAGIDALICRIIRERRAEAETATAGAGVRRGDLLDMLLDARDEDTGVGMDDRQLRDEVITTFAAGHETTAVTLSWTFYLLSRHRDVLAAVQREVDDALGGRLPTIDDLRAMPYTLQVFEESLRMYPSAPIVPRLTLKDTELGGHQVPAGSRVLVNLHNIHRHPAHWPDAERFDPGRFGSREGRTPEKQHRFAYLPFGAGPHLCIGKHFALMEAHLLLAALLQRYEFRHLPSHRVVDHATITLRPRYGMVMTLHDRRPRNPQRFRSL from the coding sequence GTGATTGGCCCGGCGAGCGGCCAGGCGCGTGGCCCGGCCGCTCCCGAGGTGGCCGGGCTGCCGGTTCTCGGCAGTGTGCCGGCCTTCCGACGGGACATCCTCGCCGCGATGCGCGCCGGCTGGCGGGAAGGCGGCGACCTCGTCCGCTACCGGCTCGGGCCCGTGTCCGTGCACGGTGTCTCCAGCCCGGAACTGGCCGGCGAGGTACTGACCGACAGCGCCGCCTTCGGCAAGCTCGGCCCCGACAACCCGCTGCGGCTGGTGCTCGGCGAGGGGCTGCTGACCGGCGACGACCACGAGAGCTGGCTGACCAACCGGCGCATGATGCAGCCGATCTACAGCAAACAGGCCCTCTCCTCGATGTTCCGTACGATGGCCGGCTCGGTCGAGGACCAGCTGACCCACATGCAGGCCACCTACCGCACCGGTGACACCGTCGATCTGCACACCGAGCTGATGCGGGTGACGCTCGACATCGTCAGCCGGTGCATGTTCAGCACCGACATCACCGAGGGCCTCGGCGAACTCGGCCCGGACGCGGTGGACGTCGCGATCAACTTCGCCTTCGACCGCCTCCAGAACCCCTTCAGCCCGCCCACGCACTGGCCGACCCCGCGCAACCGGCGGTTCCGTGAGGTCATGGCCGGCATCGACGCACTGATCTGCCGCATCATCCGCGAACGCCGGGCGGAGGCGGAGACGGCGACCGCGGGCGCGGGTGTCCGGCGGGGCGATCTGCTGGACATGCTGCTCGACGCCCGGGACGAGGACACCGGCGTGGGCATGGACGACCGTCAACTGCGCGACGAGGTGATCACCACGTTCGCCGCCGGTCACGAGACGACCGCGGTCACCCTCAGCTGGACCTTCTACCTCCTCTCCCGCCACCGTGACGTCCTGGCCGCGGTGCAGCGCGAGGTCGACGACGCCCTCGGCGGACGTCTGCCCACCATCGACGACCTGCGTGCCATGCCGTACACACTCCAGGTCTTCGAGGAGTCGCTGCGGATGTATCCGTCGGCGCCGATCGTGCCCCGACTGACCCTGAAGGACACCGAGTTGGGCGGCCACCAGGTACCGGCGGGCTCACGCGTCCTGGTCAACCTGCACAACATCCACCGCCACCCGGCCCACTGGCCCGACGCGGAACGCTTCGACCCCGGCCGCTTCGGCAGCAGGGAGGGCAGGACGCCGGAGAAACAGCACCGGTTCGCCTACCTGCCCTTCGGCGCGGGGCCGCACCTGTGCATCGGCAAGCACTTCGCGCTCATGGAGGCGCATCTCCTGCTCGCCGCGCTGCTGCAACGCTACGAGTTCCGGCATCTGCCGTCCCACCGGGTCGTCGACCACGCGACGATCACCCTGCGCCCTCGTTACGGCATGGTGATGACCCTGCACGACCGCCGCCCACGCAACCCCCAACGGTTTCGGAGCCTCTGA
- a CDS encoding NAD(P)/FAD-dependent oxidoreductase yields MASTVREAGRSMGERLSHDDLLDGPDVPVTQAPPWRAGRSEDHQLPSVRGLVSADFTVVGAGLAGLSTAYHLLRYAPGADVAVVDAGHPAAGASGHGTGLLGPRAGPPVDRAIRRHGPDAARRMHRASEDAVTGVLELCRTLDVPVRTGEQLVVARSPQGLARLSGQAAAYRALGLDVPPLSAAGVRERIDVPCQAGLLHRHAATLDPALLTAALARACAAGGARLYGRSPVVGRDVTGTGGTRLLFPRGELRTGAGVFAVNGAAGALGLPVGTVAPLEVHAIATEPLKPAAREVLGEVSGAALVDAARLAPYFRLTPDGRLVLGGGRASLPGPPGTDGARRDDRARLSTWRWLAERMRALHPLLADTAVTHRWTGRIGVTLDDLPVVGPLAGTPGMWFIGGCGGHGLALSVAHGAHVARQLVGGGTGDGVGGEQTLPWHRSAAPRLPLGGAGRVMLRHILDRLDRGVRGAA; encoded by the coding sequence GTGGCTTCCACGGTCAGGGAGGCGGGGCGTTCCATGGGTGAGCGGCTCTCGCACGACGACCTCCTCGACGGACCCGACGTACCCGTCACCCAGGCTCCGCCGTGGCGGGCCGGGCGGTCCGAGGATCACCAACTCCCGTCCGTACGGGGCCTGGTGAGCGCCGACTTCACCGTCGTCGGCGCCGGTCTGGCCGGCCTCTCCACCGCCTACCACCTGCTGCGGTACGCACCCGGCGCTGATGTGGCCGTCGTCGACGCGGGCCATCCCGCGGCCGGCGCCAGCGGCCACGGCACCGGCCTCCTCGGGCCCCGGGCCGGTCCGCCCGTCGACCGCGCGATCCGCCGCCACGGCCCGGACGCGGCCCGTCGTATGCACCGGGCCAGCGAGGACGCGGTGACCGGCGTCCTGGAGCTGTGCCGCACCCTGGACGTGCCCGTGCGTACCGGCGAGCAGCTGGTCGTGGCCCGCTCACCGCAGGGACTGGCCCGGCTGTCCGGGCAGGCGGCGGCCTACCGTGCCCTCGGCCTGGACGTACCGCCACTGTCGGCGGCCGGGGTGCGCGAGCGCATCGACGTGCCGTGTCAGGCGGGGCTGCTGCACCGGCACGCGGCCACCCTGGACCCCGCCCTTCTCACCGCCGCCCTCGCCCGGGCGTGTGCAGCGGGCGGCGCCCGTCTGTACGGGCGTTCACCGGTCGTCGGCCGGGACGTCACCGGCACCGGCGGCACCCGGTTGCTCTTCCCGCGCGGTGAACTCCGTACGGGCGCCGGGGTGTTCGCGGTCAACGGCGCAGCCGGTGCCCTCGGCCTCCCGGTGGGCACGGTGGCCCCGCTGGAGGTGCACGCCATCGCCACCGAGCCGTTGAAGCCGGCGGCGCGCGAGGTGCTCGGGGAGGTGTCGGGGGCGGCGTTGGTCGATGCGGCGCGGCTGGCTCCGTACTTCCGGCTGACGCCGGATGGGCGCCTGGTGCTGGGCGGTGGCCGGGCCTCACTGCCGGGTCCGCCGGGTACCGACGGGGCCCGGCGGGACGACAGGGCCCGCCTGTCGACCTGGCGGTGGCTGGCGGAGCGGATGCGGGCCCTGCACCCGCTCCTCGCCGACACCGCCGTCACGCACCGCTGGACCGGCCGTATCGGCGTGACCCTCGATGACCTGCCCGTCGTGGGCCCACTGGCCGGAACCCCCGGGATGTGGTTCATCGGGGGGTGCGGCGGCCATGGGCTGGCCCTGTCCGTCGCCCACGGGGCTCATGTGGCCCGGCAGTTGGTCGGGGGCGGCACAGGAGACGGGGTGGGCGGGGAGCAGACGCTGCCCTGGCACCGGTCGGCCGCTCCACGGTTGCCGCTCGGCGGAGCGGGGCGGGTGATGCTGCGCCACATCCTCGACCGGCTGGACCGCGGGGTACGAGGTGCGGCGTGA
- a CDS encoding flavin reductase family protein, producing the protein MADPVSSLATRPGVAQCLDMYAKLAAGVCVVTTRGAAGLPVCATVSSAAAVSAAPPLMSLCLANASRTLAALRDHGSFALHVLDERHRPWAERCADPLATAAERFGEEQAEYVHGVPVRTDALAWSVCAVTDIRAYGDHHLVVGEVLAAHTGTGRPLLWYDRGFHGQGGGAFHG; encoded by the coding sequence ATGGCTGACCCGGTGTCGTCCTTGGCCACGCGGCCCGGTGTCGCCCAATGCCTCGACATGTACGCCAAGTTGGCGGCCGGCGTGTGCGTCGTGACCACCCGGGGTGCCGCCGGGCTGCCGGTCTGCGCCACCGTCTCCTCGGCGGCGGCCGTCTCGGCGGCACCGCCCCTGATGTCGCTCTGCCTGGCCAACGCCTCCCGCACCCTCGCCGCCCTCCGCGACCACGGATCCTTCGCCCTCCACGTCCTCGACGAACGGCACCGCCCGTGGGCCGAGCGCTGCGCCGACCCGCTCGCCACCGCCGCCGAGCGCTTCGGCGAGGAGCAGGCGGAGTACGTCCATGGCGTGCCCGTCCGCACCGACGCCCTCGCCTGGTCCGTGTGCGCGGTGACGGACATACGGGCGTACGGCGACCATCACCTGGTCGTCGGCGAGGTGCTCGCCGCCCACACCGGCACCGGGCGTCCGCTGCTCTGGTACGACCGTGGCTTCCACGGTCAGGGAGGCGGGGCGTTCCATGGGTGA
- a CDS encoding class I SAM-dependent methyltransferase, with protein MPGEKTVTRGPYRLLQENFRRPAGAPGALVGHLMTVQHRGLTQWAAEHLDVRRTHHVLDLGCGSGMAVELLARRAELGFVAGLDYSPTMVRQAVRRNADAVGRGRVAIRQGDVGQLPYEDSSFDRVSAIETFYFWPDPLRGLAEAYRVLKPGGQLAVTLEMSRETAVVPTLTQRFFGQRFTERSERDGLRILSGAELVAMLDVAGFKDTRFVAEPRRSLGWVCALGSK; from the coding sequence ATGCCCGGCGAAAAGACAGTGACCCGAGGTCCCTACCGGCTGTTGCAGGAGAACTTCCGGCGTCCGGCAGGTGCACCGGGTGCCCTGGTGGGGCATCTGATGACCGTGCAGCATCGGGGGCTCACCCAGTGGGCGGCGGAGCATCTGGACGTCCGCCGCACCCATCATGTGCTCGACCTCGGCTGCGGCAGCGGTATGGCCGTGGAACTGCTGGCCCGGCGGGCCGAGTTGGGCTTTGTCGCGGGCCTCGACTACTCGCCCACCATGGTCCGCCAGGCGGTGCGGCGCAACGCCGACGCCGTCGGCCGGGGCCGAGTGGCGATCCGGCAGGGGGACGTCGGTCAACTGCCGTACGAGGACAGCTCGTTCGACCGGGTCAGCGCCATCGAGACGTTCTACTTCTGGCCGGATCCGCTGCGCGGACTCGCCGAGGCGTACCGAGTGCTCAAACCTGGCGGGCAGTTGGCCGTCACCCTGGAGATGAGCCGGGAGACGGCGGTCGTACCGACGCTCACCCAGCGGTTCTTCGGACAGCGCTTCACCGAGCGGTCGGAGCGGGACGGGCTGCGCATCCTGTCCGGCGCCGAACTCGTGGCGATGCTCGATGTCGCCGGTTTCAAGGACACCCGGTTCGTCGCCGAGCCCCGCCGTTCCCTCGGCTGGGTCTGCGCCCTCGGCAGCAAATGA
- a CDS encoding bifunctional lysylphosphatidylglycerol flippase/synthetase MprF: MPSAFDLVSAHSDNPSAFLALNSGNEFFLDERHDGVCAFRPAGRHLLQLGGPFAADGDRAGLLDAFLDRAATGRRRVIAVQLQAADAQLYASRGFTVNQMGASYAVDLARFTLRGSPFVRLRNKISRARRAGVEVAEVASSAASDELGLIDREWLRGKGKHTKELRFLVGERDGPEQKHQRVFTGTVDGRIVGYICYSPAFGSRPGWLHDLSRRRADAPPGTMELLNSTAIERMTAEGAEWLHFGFTPFVGLDPAHEVPGASGMVARVVRFLGERGERVYPAAAQLEYKEKWAPHVVLPEYIAFQGGVRPGALWRLGRATNAL, encoded by the coding sequence ATGCCGTCCGCGTTTGATCTGGTGTCGGCGCACTCCGACAATCCCAGTGCGTTTCTCGCCCTCAACAGCGGGAACGAGTTCTTTCTCGACGAGCGTCATGACGGGGTCTGCGCCTTTCGTCCGGCGGGACGTCATCTCCTCCAGCTCGGCGGTCCCTTTGCCGCCGACGGCGACCGCGCCGGGCTGCTGGACGCATTCCTCGACCGGGCCGCGACCGGGCGGCGGCGCGTCATCGCCGTACAACTCCAGGCTGCTGACGCCCAGTTGTATGCGTCGCGCGGGTTCACCGTGAATCAGATGGGGGCTTCGTACGCCGTCGATCTGGCGCGGTTCACCCTGCGCGGGTCGCCGTTCGTGCGGCTGCGGAACAAGATCTCCCGGGCCCGGCGTGCGGGGGTGGAGGTCGCCGAGGTCGCTTCCTCAGCCGCTTCGGACGAACTCGGTCTCATCGATCGTGAATGGCTGCGCGGGAAAGGGAAGCACACCAAAGAGCTTCGGTTTCTCGTCGGGGAGCGTGACGGGCCCGAGCAGAAACATCAGCGGGTCTTCACCGGTACCGTCGACGGGCGCATCGTGGGGTACATCTGCTACTCCCCCGCTTTCGGCAGCCGTCCTGGCTGGCTGCATGATCTCAGCCGTCGTCGTGCCGATGCCCCGCCCGGCACCATGGAACTCCTCAACTCGACCGCGATCGAGCGGATGACCGCTGAGGGCGCTGAATGGCTGCACTTCGGGTTCACGCCCTTCGTCGGGCTCGATCCGGCCCATGAAGTACCGGGTGCCAGCGGCATGGTGGCGCGTGTCGTGCGTTTTCTCGGCGAGCGCGGTGAGCGCGTCTATCCCGCCGCCGCCCAGCTCGAATACAAGGAGAAATGGGCGCCGCACGTCGTTCTGCCCGAGTACATCGCCTTTCAGGGCGGGGTCCGGCCGGGTGCGCTGTGGCGGCTCGGGCGGGCGACCAATGCTCTCTAA